The genomic segment AAGAATTAGAATATGAACAGGAAAAGCTCAAAAAACGCAAAAAAAGGAGCAATCCCTTCAAGCCCCTCTAACTCAACGCAATCGCCCAAAGACAGGGTATGCTTTAACCATCGTTAAATTTTTGTCTCCGATCAGAATTGGGATGTCCATCCTGGTTCTGAGACAGACTCTAATTCTGTTTAAACCCAATTTAACAAAACTTCGCGTGTCAAAAGTAGGGATTATTTACAATGACGCCAAACCCGCCGCTTGTCGTGCTGCGACCGAGATCAAAGACAAGCTAAAAGGGCGGGGGATGAAGGTTTGCACGGCACCTGGAACAGGGGGAATACTCGGTTATGCCACTCAACCTCATCCTTTACACCGAACTCCCATTGATAAAATTGCCCCTCCCGATTTTGATCAGGAGATGATGTTTGCGATTGTTCTCGGTGGGGATGGTACAGTTCTCTCAGCATCTCGGATACTGGCTCCTCAAGGCATTCCTTTGTTGGCAGTGAATACAGGTCACATGGGATTTTTAACGGAAACCTACCTGAATCAACTGCCTCTGATCTTAGAACAAGTTCTTGAAGGAAACTACATTGTTGAAAATCGCACGATGATTGCGGTTGAGGTGTGTCAGGCAGACCAAGTGCTGTGGGAAGCGTTATGTTTGAATGAAATGGTACTGCATCGGGAACCCATGACCTGTATGTGCCATTTTGAAATCAAAATTGGTCGTCATGCTCCGGTGGATATTGCCGCCGATGGGGTGATTATTTCGACTCCGACGGGTTCAACCGCTTATTCCTTATCCGCCGGAGGTGCGGTGGTGACACCAGGGGTAGAAGTGCTGCAATTACTCCCCATCTGTCCCCATTCTCTGGCTTCACGCGCTTTAATTTATGGGGAAACCGAACCCGTAATTATTTATCCGGCTAGTCCAAATCAGTTAGTGATGGTGGTGGATGGGAATGGAGGTTGTTATGTTCTTCCTGAATATCAGGTCAGAGTCAAGAGATCGCCCTATCATGCTAAGTTTATTCGTCT from the Planktothrix tepida PCC 9214 genome contains:
- a CDS encoding NAD(+) kinase, yielding MSKVGIIYNDAKPAACRAATEIKDKLKGRGMKVCTAPGTGGILGYATQPHPLHRTPIDKIAPPDFDQEMMFAIVLGGDGTVLSASRILAPQGIPLLAVNTGHMGFLTETYLNQLPLILEQVLEGNYIVENRTMIAVEVCQADQVLWEALCLNEMVLHREPMTCMCHFEIKIGRHAPVDIAADGVIISTPTGSTAYSLSAGGAVVTPGVEVLQLLPICPHSLASRALIYGETEPVIIYPASPNQLVMVVDGNGGCYVLPEYQVRVKRSPYHAKFIRLHPPEFFQVLREKLGWGLPHIAKPTSVELP